Proteins from one Triplophysa dalaica isolate WHDGS20190420 chromosome 6, ASM1584641v1, whole genome shotgun sequence genomic window:
- the srp68 gene encoding signal recognition particle subunit SRP68 gives MASELQNEVKTPAMDENKENNVDGSLGLEILQIIKDSQQQHGLRHGDYQRYRGYCSRRLRRLRKTLGFKMGNRHKFSGKKVTVEMLKDNRYLLLVLIEAERAWSYAMQLKQEANTEPRKRFHLLARLRKAGKHGEQLAKLCESPCVDAKTKLEAQAYNSYLTGMVQFEMQEWTSAMEAFNKCKTIYEKLASAFTDEQGALYHQRVEEISPNIRYCAYNIGDQNAINDLMQMRLSAGGGGGMMAEKLEALITQTRAKQSAMMSEVEWRGRTVPVKIDKARIFLLGLADNETAIAQAVNEETKERLYESLLVECRDTIHAVREELRTDAKQRERATENAECGKVSNIQYLHSYLTYIKLWTVVKRNESMAHMLQAKLKEPQTDENKRGPRPQDLIRLYEIILQSLAELSSLQGLEGDQTFQKEVALKTVVYKAYRCFYIAQSYVLVKKWSEGLVLYERVLKYAREVQLKAKSFNGSLEDLPDVQELITVVNAEKFSVQAAAILDKEDVADELPAQQQLKDTTPLSEHLETFRHDPVLLSKQPNLVQFPPEFHPVPFKPLFFDLALNHVAFPSLDDKVEQKGKGGITGYFKGFFGFGN, from the exons ATGGCTTCAGAGCTACAAAATGAGGTGAAAACACCGGCGATGGACGAAAATAAAGAGAACAACGTTGACGGGAGTCTGGGCTTGGAAA TCTTGCAGATCATCAAGGATTCTCAGCAGCAACATGGACTCAGGCATGGGGATTATCAGCGCTACAG GGGCTACTGCTCTAGACGTCTGCGTCGATTAAGGAAGACCCTGGGCTTTAAAATGGGCAATCGGCACAAGTTTTCTGGGAAGAAAGTGACAGTGGAGATGCTCAAAGACAACAG ATATCTGTTATTAGTATTAATAGAAGCAGAAAGAGCATGGAGTTATGCCATGCAGCTGAAACAGGAAGCTAACACTGAGCCCAGGAAGCGATTCCACCTTTTGGCCCGTTTGCGGAAAGCTGGGAAGCATGGAGAGCAGCTAGCAAAGCTGTGTGAAAGTCCTTGTGTGGATGCCAAGACCAAACTGGAAGCTCAG GCCTACAATTCATATCTTACTGGAATGGTTCAGTTTGAAATGCAGGAGTGGACATCTGCCATGGAGGCCTTCAACAAGTGCAA GACCATATATGAGAAACTTGCAAGTGCTTTTACTGATGAGCAAGGAGCGCTTTATCATCAGAGAGTGGAGGAGATCTCACCTAACATCCGATATTGTGCATATAACATTG GTGATCAGAACGCTATAAATGACCTCATGCAGATGAGACTGAGTGCAGGAGGAGGAGGTGGCATGATGGCTGAAAAATTGGAG gcGTTGATCACTCAGACAAGAGCTAAGCAGTCAGCTATGATGAGCGAGGTTGAGTGGAGGGGTCGTACAGTTCCTGTTAAAATCGACAAAGCCAGAATCTTCCTGTTGGGTTTGGCGGACAATGAAACTGCTATTGCACAG GCAGTTAATGAGGAGACAAAAGAGCGTTTGTATGAGAGTCTGTTGGTGGAGTGTAGAGACACCATCCATGCTGTCCGAGAAGAACTCAGGACTGATGCg AAGCAAAGGGAGAGGGCTACAGAGAACGCTGAATGTGGCAAGGTGTCCAATATCCAATACCTGCATAG TTACCTGACATATATAAAACTGTGGACTGTAGTAAAGAGAAATGAGAGCATGGCTCACATGCTGCAGGCAAAACTGAAGGAACCACAGACTGATGAGAACAAAAGAGGACCGCGACCACAAGACCTCATACGACTCTACGAGATCATCTTGCAG AGTCTTGCTGAGCTGTCATCCTTGCAGGGTCTAGAAGGAGATCAAACCTTTCAGAAAGAGGTGGCACTTAAGACTGTCGTGTACAAGGCTTACAG GTGTTTCTATATAGCTCAATCTTATGTTCTTGTGAAGAAATGGAGTGAAGGTCTTGTCCTGTATGAAAGGGTTCTGAAATATGCCAGAGAGGTCCAACTGAAAGCCAAGAGCTTCAATGGCAGCCTTGAG GATCTTCCAGATGTCCAGGAGCTGATTACTGTGGTCAATGCTGAAAAGTTCTCTGTTCAGGCCGCAGCAATCTTAG ACAAAGAGGATGTTGCTGATGAGTTGCCCGCACAACAGCAGTTAAAAGACACCACG CCTCTGTCTGAGCATTTGGAAACTTTCCGTCATGACCCCGTCCTCCTGAGCAAGCAGCCCAATCTAGTGCAGTTCCCTCCAGAATTTCATCCAGTCCCATTCAAGCCTCTCTTCTTCGACCTAGCACTTAACCATGTTGCTTTTCCATCTCTTGATGACAAGGTTGAGCAGAAGGGCAAAGGGGGCATCACTGGCTACTTCAAGGGCTTCTTTGGCTTTGGAAACTAA
- the polg2 gene encoding DNA polymerase subunit gamma-2, mitochondrial, with amino-acid sequence MLPLFCRKRVLLLGDNLSRYLQHSSKHNYSTGNGCDQVNLLLRLCEERHFISPGAFHTRTCVYGPLGTELKKNIIGQWWTASIRSRARVFGINTSVHTRTCMESVMIVNYRTVQEKFQQDSSTTEEALRLLFQNSMSLRSNLLQGALQQYIQALELVSRKLPFGLAEIGLCHQSNDQSFGHSPGCISEVTESSLVWFCSPRTSLQWMDYWARQRLQWWRKFALGPSDFSLCDVVDEDLKDGTLRGIKVLYKFPWGLETLETLWSLGNTELQKTYQGTHSKLQCRDGRKVVVPHVISISGDMDKGMLAYLFNSLKQQKKTDSKQKQRTVLKLHPTLTPVKVALDMGRGSNSELRQVCEGLLEEFLEEGIPTWPGYLDTLPLSLENLHTKYDEMGVLFTVLVSETTLKNGLLLVRNRDTTVRETMHISEIKGFLLRYICASENL; translated from the exons ATGTTGCCACTCTTCTGTAGAAAGCGTGTTTTACTTTTAGGCGATAATCTTTCTCGATACCTGCAGCATAGTTCTAAGCACAACTACTCAACTGGGAATGGATGCGATCAAGTCAATCTTTTATTGCGACTTTGTGAAGAACGTCATTTTATTTCTCCGGGTGCTTTCCACACTAGAACTTGTGTATACGGACCTTTAGGTACtgaactaaaaaaaaacattattggaCAGTGGTGGACTGCATCAATACGATCACGAGCACGGGTGTTTGGGATTAATACGTCAGTACACACAAGAACATGTATGGAATCTGTCATGATTGTCAACTATAGGACTGTTCAAGAAAAGTTCCAACAGGACAGTTCAACTACAGAAGAAGCATTGAGATTGCTTTTTCAAAACAGTATGTCTCTTCGGTCGAATCTTCTGCAGG GTGCTTTGCAGCAGTATATTCAGGCTTTGGAACTTGTGAGTAGGAAATTACCCTTTGGATTGGCAGAGATTGGCCTGTGCCATCAGTCTAATGATCAGTCTTTTGGACATTCACCTGGTTG TATATCTGAGGTAACAGAATCAtctttggtttggttttgttcACCACGGACCTCTTTACAGTGGATGGATTATTGGGCTCGTCAGCGACTGCAGTGGTGGAGAAAG TTTGCTTTAGGCCCATCTGACTTCAGCCTGTGTGATGTGGTGGATGAAGACCTAAAAGACGGGACATTACGTGGCATCAAAGTTCTCTATAAGTTTCCATGGGGCTTAGAGACTCTGGAGACACTTTGGAGCCTGGGGAACACTGAACTGCAAAAGACATACCAGGGAACACATTCCAAACTACAG TGCAGAGATGGAAGGAAGGTTGTAGTTCCTCATGTCATCTCTATCAGTGGAGATATGGACAAAGGCATGCTGGCTTACCTGTTTAATTCACTTAAACAGCAGAAGAAAACTGACAGCAAACAGAAACAGCGGACA GTTCTGAAGCTGCATCCCACTTTAACTCCTGTGAAAGTGGCATTGGATATGGGACGAGGCTCTAATTCAGAACTAAGACAG GTTTGTGAGGGGTTGCTCGAAGAATTTCTTGAAGAAGGAATTCCCACATGGCCAGGATACTTGGACACATTGCCATTGTCTTTGGAAAATTTACACACAAA GTATGATGAAATGGGTGTCCTCTTCACAGTGCTGGTCAGTGAGACCACACTAAAGAATGGTCTTCTGCTGGTTCGAAACAGAGATACGACCGTCAGAGAGACAATGCATATCTCAGAGATCAAAGGGTTCCTGCTCAGATACATATGTGCCTCAGAGAATCTCTGA